CAACCTTACATGGATGAATACCGGAAAAAGCTGCAAACATGAACGCAGGGGTGCTAGGCTGCAGCTAGATCATGTAACACCAACTggaatttttaaataaacaaataaagactctaaacttttaaaaatcagttttggATGGTACATATATCGTTAGTAACAAATGTTCCTCTGGATTTAAGGTTGCCGTAATTAAACTACTGTATATCCTTTTAAAGTAAATTCACAGTCAATATCTTTTGTAACAAAAGCAATAACGAACTCCGTCGATAGACTTTTCATTGTAAACTAATTTAACTCAACGGCTTTCATAGGACATGACTTAAGTCGCTGTTGCTCTTCTGCCCATCACCACATGACGCCTGTCCAGGTCTATTTGACTAGGCCGTCAGATCTTTAATGGAGCATgatcagttcccagtggagagaCTCCGGACCAGTTTTTGAAACATCTTCATCAGAAtggttttcatgtgtttgtgttaatgtttttttttttttttttttgtcaacaagGAGCACATGGTAGCACAGACATGGATAGAACTCAGACAGCAGCTAAGCTGATTGTCAACCTGGCCAAGTTTGGGCTGCCCACTCCTGACTCTACAATAAAATTGTATTTAATATTACAAATAACATGTAGAGGTTCCTTAGACACAGCAAACACACGTGGTGCATGTGCTTACTGTTACAGACCTTAACTAACACATTCAGTGACACAGCTATGTCATCTTGTGGCTAAAGTTGTAATTACAGTTTCTCTCATCACAGGGTGAGTGAAATGTCTTTCCATAATGCAACTTAATGAAGTAGCGTAAATGCAAAGGTTAGGGaattcaaaaatacacaagtcaggcgtaacattatgacctgataCAGTGTAGGTCTCCTTGCTCAGAAAAATTTctttcttcactttcatctGAAAGGCTTTGAGCATTCTTTgctttgtttcagctgtgtctgaatgtgAGAGAGAAGCCTAAGCTCTCCAGTCCATAAACATAAgcagtgtgtttttctccacaGGTGCATTTGCTAACTTTGACCTACAGAGCTTTGACCTACAGAGTCAGGgaggagatcaataaataatatggtgtgtgtgtgccaagtcatgacgcacacacatgaaacagagttgttcttggttctggagcagcggtagagatccattagagacaacagatgttaaaatattctactggaccccagatgatgtcggggtttatttgcatacagagtgcGAAACGGAGACGGGATCAGGAGAAGCATttggagacgcatgttaatgcAATGTCTGACCACATCCAAAGAACGATCTTAATGCAAAATCTGAAGAGGCCTTAGAAGTGATGCTTGAAAACTCAAGACGGGCACAGAGAGAACGTGACTATTATTATagaataaaaatactataagggcCACTAATGGCCTTCTATAAGGGGTGACACATTTGTTCTTGCAAAGTTCcataacataaatataaagaCAGCACAGAGGAAAGCTACAGCTCAACTTTTAACTCCAATAGGCCACAAGAAGGATTGTAATTGGGACCGTGTATGTTAAATAAGAATCTTAAAGCATcacttttgaatttttattcaAAGGATTTCCATAACATTAAAGCACATGGTAACTGTGTGAACTTACAAAAGAGTTGCATGATCTGATGTAATAATGAGGATGTGGTTCTTCTTGATTAAACCAGAGAATggtttgtcaaaaataaaaattcaaatgcAATTCAAAAGTTTCCATTATTCCCCCTCCATCCCAACCCCTgccctggaagaaaaaaacaaaaacaaaacaaacaaaacataaaagcacaaaagcaaacacattaacacaaacagaatTCCACCACTAAATCATGTAAGAAGACTAGCCTTTAAAATAAAGCCTCAAATTTCCCAACTGCTTTGGAAGCATTTGGTACCTCACAACTAGAAACTACACTTTCTACTGAACAGGTAGTGATTTTTCTGTACATGAGGGTTTCCCTCCCCCGTCCGTCTGACAACCTTTACCCTGTgacggggtcagaggtcatctGGCGAGCGTGGGCCCCACAGGGAGCCGCTGTGTTCGGGCTCAGAGTAAGGCCTTGTCAAGAAAACTGGATTTGCTGTACAGTGGGAATCTGAAACAAAGTTATTTTAGATTAGAGATCTGAGATGTTTAAATTGGTTGAATAGCCTAGGAACTGTCATCTCCAGCAGACTACTTCATATGTGGTTTAACTAATACAGGCTAAAATGCTTGTTATCAGGGTGTGGACAATTGATTTGATTATTTGTCAACTATACTGCACTGATTTACCTGTTGATATGAGGTGGTGTACACCATGACGTTCTGCTGCTGGCCATCTGCTGTGATAATCCCAGTTGGCAGTGGATTTACTGAGGAAGGAAGTGAAAGGTGGATTTTAATGACACTGACTAAGTGAGGgcaaacaaaaaggacaaaccTGACGCTGCCTGCGTTCCACTCACCAAAGCTCTCGTCTGAAAGGTCCTCACCCAGACCTTCCCCCACTGACACTCCAGGAATCCCCTTCTCCCCCTTCATTGCCTGGAAAAACACCAGGCAACATTTAAGGGGTAAGAACAGTAGcagcaggaaataaacacaaatgatggattgtaataatataacaattattatattattacaatttttatattatattatattatattatattatattatattatattataagaTCAAATGAGCTTCTTTTGAATAGCTATTAGACAGGATCCTGTGAAATCAACCCTCATCTGAAGCAGAAACGTGGGGAGAGAAGCCTGATCCGACACTCACCTCTCTGAACTTCTGCAGGTAAAGCTTCAGCGGATCCACGTACATGTCGAAGCCCAGCGTGGACATGGCGAAGAGGATGTCCTCCCCGTTGATggtcttcctcttctcctggTGGCAGCGCTCACTTGCCTCAGATGTGATGAAGCTGATGAACTCGCTCACGCACTCCTGCACGCACTCTTTGGCGTCTTTCGCAATCTGcggatgtaaaagaaaacagatgcaCGTCAGACACGGTTGTAAGTCCTCACAGGAGAAAACAGACAAGGGTAGAATGTGTCATATTCTAGTTTTTC
This portion of the Mugil cephalus isolate CIBA_MC_2020 chromosome 22, CIBA_Mcephalus_1.1, whole genome shotgun sequence genome encodes:
- the nfyba gene encoding nuclear transcription factor Y, beta a, yielding MDGDSSTTDASQLGITGEYMTPSHYVLQSQDDDGEESMNDHDDGGIKENYREQDIYLPIANVARIMKNAVPQTGKIAKDAKECVQECVSEFISFITSEASERCHQEKRKTINGEDILFAMSTLGFDMYVDPLKLYLQKFREAMKGEKGIPGVSVGEGLGEDLSDESFVNPLPTGIITADGQQQNVMVYTTSYQQIPTVQQIQFS